The following coding sequences are from one Salvelinus fontinalis isolate EN_2023a unplaced genomic scaffold, ASM2944872v1 scaffold_1869, whole genome shotgun sequence window:
- the LOC129850190 gene encoding protein unc-93 homolog A-like codes for YTLIPTSVILGMGGSPLWSAKCTLLTISGNLQAPKENKKAADVINKYFGIFFLIFQSSAVWGNLMSSLIFGSDKNIIYVLLANISHEALQYCGAGVCADINSNSTTKKPAQQLVWTLVGCYIGVGVLAMIIVAVFLDNIDRDQAREFRDNREPFWSTFLATFTLLKDKRLVILIPLTMYSGFEQSFLSGEYTKNYVTCALGIHYVGYAMICFGAANSLCSFMFGRLAEYTGRAPLFCVAAVTNFSCILALLFWKPHPDQLPVFFVFPALWGLADAVWQTQTNSLYGVLFPRQKEAAFANYRMWESLGFVIAFAYSTFICLDIKLYILLGVLILSMVTYLWVEFQERKNPTLPVEEGIYDTDFSAIGDHILNQTSL; via the exons ACCTGCAGGCCCCTAAAGAAAACAAGAAGGCAGCGGATGTTATCAATAAGTACTTTGGCATATTCTTCCTGATATTCCAGTCTTCGGCTGTATGGGGAAACCTCATGTCGTCGTTGATATTCGGTTCAGATAAAAATATAA TTTATGTCCTCCTAGCTAACATCTCCCATGAAGCTCTACAATATTGTGGTGCAGGTGTGTGTGCTGATATCAATTCAAACTCCACGACCAAAAAGCCAGCCCAACAATTGGTTTGGACGCTAGTCGGCTGCTATATTG GAGTGGGTGTGCTGGCCATGATCATAGTGGCAGTATTTCTGGATAACATAGACAGAGATCAGGCCCGGGAGTTCAGGGACAACAGGGAACCATTCTGGAGCACCTTCCTGGCCACATTCACACTCCTGAAGGACAAGAGACTCGTCATTCTCATCCCTTTGACCATGTACAGTGGCTTTGAACAGAGTTTCCTCTCCGGTGAATACACAAAG AACTATGTGACCTGTGCATTAGGAATCCATTATGTTGGATATGCGATGATATGTTTTGGAGCCGCAAATTCGTTATGTTCCTTTATGTTTGGGAGGTTGGCAGAATACACTGGAAGAGCCCCACTGTTTTGCGTGG CTGCAGTGACCAACTTTTCCTGTATCCTGGCTCTGTTGTTCTGGAAGCCTCACCCAGACCAGCTGCCAGTGTTCTTTGTGTTTCCTGCCCTCTGGGGCCTGGCAGATGCTGTGTGGCAGACACAAACCAACT CACTGTACGGCGTTCTCTTCCCCAGACAAAAAGAGGCAGCATTCGCTAACTACCGTATGTGGGAATCCCTGGGATTCGTTATAGCCTTCGCCTACAGTACCTTCATCTGTTTGGACATCAAGCTCTACATCCTCCTGGGAGTTCTGATCCTCTCCATGGTAACCTATTTGTGGGTGGAGTTCCAAGAACGCAAGAATCCtactcttccagtggaggagggAATATACGATACAGACTTCTCAGCAATAGGAGATCACATCCTCAATCAGACCAGCTTGTAG